In Desulfomonile tiedjei DSM 6799, a genomic segment contains:
- the icmF gene encoding fused isobutyryl-CoA mutase/GTPase IcmF, which produces MPSPYLPKNHVRVVTAASLFDGHDAAINIMRRILQASGAEVIHLGHNRSVLEIVTAAIQEDAQAIGVSCYQGGHVEFFKYLVDFLAEKGAPHIKVFGGGGGVIVPEEIRELETYGVAKIYSPDDGRRLGLQGMINHFLELSDFSTTDGNMDGDVEELAPLQWRLIARSITAVEVAKECGNGNLPAIRDALHSKVGDKKVPVLGITGTGGAGKSSLTDEIVLRFLNDQKEKTVGIISVDPTRRKTGGALLGDRIRMNCIYNDRVYYRSLATRNIGMEIPAHMEESIEVLKAAGFDLIIVETAGIGQGDAAIVPLVDVALYVMTSEFGAQSQLEKIDMLDFADLVAVNKYDRQGSEDAIHDVRKQIQRNKISFGSSLEEFPVYGTIASRFNDDGVTSLYVGIVEEINRKTGVNWVTSYKARPDKKSSSKTIIIPPERTRYLSEIAAVIRRYHEWGKEQENLVRRIWQLDAAAKALREEGIEEHSDALESIKHLQESIERRLDPRALRLVGEWEEMKHAYSGKEYVFKVRGKEIHVPLRFQTLSGTSLPRIVLPKFQDRGEILRWRLRENLPGMFPYTSGVYPFKRQDEDPTRMFAGEGDPFRTNRRFKYLSENYEAKRLSTAFDSVTLYGMDPEERPDIYGKVGTSGVSVCTLDDVKELYRGFDLASPNTSVSMTINGPAPIMLAMFLNTAIDQKLDEYRAQHGEPAPDQAAKIKADVLMNVRGTVQADILKEDQGQNTCIFSTDFSLKMMGDIQEYFIQNEVRNFYSVSISGYHIAEAGANPITQLALTLANGFTYVEYYLSRGMRIDAFAPNLSFFFSNGLEPEYSVIGRVARRIWAIAMREKYGANERSQMLKYHVQTSGRSLHAQDIQFNDIRTTLQGLIAIYDNCNSLHTNSYDEAITTPTEESVRRALAIQLIINKEWGISRIDNINQGSFVIEELTDLVEEAVLQEFDRISQRGGVLGAMETGYQRTKIQDESLYYENLKSTGEYPIIGVNTFINPYADYEDLCKVELARATEDEKKSQLTRLQEFQERNKAMCDISLNRLFRVAQTGGNIFEELMETVKYCSLGQISRALFQAGGQYRRSM; this is translated from the coding sequence GTGCCTTCTCCATATCTGCCGAAAAATCACGTTCGCGTTGTTACGGCAGCTTCTCTTTTCGACGGCCATGACGCAGCCATTAATATTATGCGGAGAATTCTCCAGGCTTCCGGCGCGGAAGTGATTCACCTGGGACACAACCGATCGGTCCTGGAAATTGTGACAGCAGCAATACAAGAGGACGCTCAGGCCATAGGAGTAAGCTGCTATCAGGGCGGCCATGTTGAATTCTTCAAATATCTTGTGGATTTCCTGGCGGAAAAAGGAGCGCCTCACATCAAAGTCTTCGGAGGCGGAGGCGGTGTAATCGTTCCGGAAGAGATTCGTGAACTGGAAACGTACGGCGTGGCCAAGATCTACAGTCCGGATGACGGCCGCCGACTTGGCCTGCAGGGCATGATAAACCATTTCCTTGAACTCAGTGATTTTTCCACGACGGACGGCAACATGGACGGAGATGTCGAAGAACTCGCGCCTTTGCAGTGGCGACTCATAGCTCGATCCATCACTGCCGTAGAAGTAGCAAAGGAATGCGGGAACGGAAACTTACCGGCAATAAGAGATGCTCTCCACAGCAAAGTGGGTGATAAGAAGGTACCCGTTCTTGGAATAACCGGAACAGGTGGAGCAGGGAAATCTTCGCTCACAGACGAAATAGTGCTCCGTTTTCTGAACGATCAAAAAGAGAAGACTGTGGGGATAATTTCCGTCGACCCGACTCGCCGCAAAACTGGAGGAGCGCTGTTGGGAGACCGGATCAGAATGAACTGCATTTACAACGACCGGGTGTACTATCGTTCCCTCGCCACGCGCAACATCGGCATGGAAATTCCGGCACATATGGAAGAATCCATCGAGGTTCTCAAAGCTGCAGGATTCGATCTGATTATTGTGGAAACAGCCGGTATCGGCCAGGGTGACGCAGCAATTGTACCGCTTGTGGATGTGGCTCTGTATGTAATGACATCAGAATTCGGAGCCCAAAGCCAGCTCGAAAAAATAGACATGCTGGATTTCGCGGATCTCGTTGCTGTCAACAAATACGACAGGCAAGGGTCGGAAGACGCCATACACGATGTTCGAAAACAAATTCAGCGTAACAAAATCTCATTCGGTTCGTCTCTCGAGGAATTCCCGGTCTATGGAACTATTGCATCACGTTTCAACGATGACGGAGTGACCAGTCTCTATGTCGGCATTGTTGAGGAAATAAACCGTAAAACCGGAGTTAATTGGGTAACGAGCTACAAGGCCAGGCCTGATAAGAAATCGTCTTCAAAGACCATCATCATTCCCCCGGAACGAACTCGGTATTTGTCCGAAATTGCGGCAGTCATCAGAAGATACCATGAATGGGGAAAGGAGCAGGAGAACCTTGTCCGAAGAATTTGGCAACTCGACGCAGCGGCAAAAGCGTTGAGAGAAGAAGGTATAGAAGAGCACTCGGACGCGCTCGAATCGATAAAGCACCTGCAGGAAAGCATAGAAAGAAGGCTCGATCCGAGGGCCCTGCGTCTTGTTGGCGAATGGGAGGAAATGAAGCATGCATATTCCGGGAAGGAATATGTATTCAAGGTTCGGGGGAAAGAAATCCATGTTCCTCTCCGCTTCCAAACCCTGAGCGGGACGTCTTTGCCCAGAATCGTGCTTCCGAAATTCCAGGATCGCGGCGAGATTCTTAGATGGAGACTCCGAGAAAACCTGCCGGGAATGTTTCCTTACACGTCCGGAGTTTACCCGTTCAAGCGCCAGGATGAAGATCCTACACGCATGTTTGCCGGAGAAGGAGATCCGTTCAGGACAAACAGACGATTCAAGTACTTATCGGAAAACTACGAAGCCAAGAGACTATCCACGGCATTCGACAGCGTAACTCTCTACGGTATGGACCCGGAGGAACGTCCTGATATTTATGGGAAGGTTGGAACTTCCGGAGTATCGGTATGCACCCTGGACGATGTCAAGGAACTCTATCGAGGCTTCGATCTTGCCTCTCCCAATACGTCCGTTTCCATGACGATTAACGGACCTGCCCCCATCATGTTGGCAATGTTCCTGAACACTGCCATAGATCAGAAATTGGACGAATACAGGGCCCAGCACGGGGAACCGGCTCCGGATCAAGCAGCGAAAATCAAGGCTGACGTCCTGATGAATGTCAGAGGCACCGTGCAGGCTGACATACTCAAGGAGGATCAAGGACAGAACACCTGCATTTTCTCCACAGATTTCTCGCTGAAAATGATGGGGGATATCCAGGAATATTTCATCCAAAATGAAGTGCGCAACTTCTATTCCGTTTCTATTTCCGGATATCACATTGCCGAGGCCGGGGCTAATCCGATTACGCAACTGGCCCTGACTCTGGCCAACGGTTTCACGTACGTCGAATACTATTTATCCCGTGGCATGCGCATAGACGCGTTCGCTCCCAATCTGTCGTTCTTTTTCTCCAACGGACTGGAACCTGAATACAGCGTTATCGGCCGGGTGGCTCGGCGCATCTGGGCAATCGCCATGAGAGAAAAATACGGTGCGAACGAACGTTCCCAGATGCTCAAATATCATGTCCAGACCAGCGGACGATCGCTGCACGCGCAGGACATTCAGTTCAACGACATTCGGACTACGTTGCAGGGGCTTATCGCCATCTACGACAACTGCAATTCTCTGCACACCAATTCCTATGATGAGGCAATCACGACTCCCACAGAGGAATCGGTTCGCCGCGCGCTGGCCATTCAACTAATCATTAATAAAGAATGGGGCATCAGCAGAATCGATAATATCAATCAAGGAAGCTTTGTCATCGAGGAATTGACGGACCTTGTCGAAGAAGCGGTGCTTCAGGAATTCGATCGCATATCCCAGAGGGGCGGCGTTCTCGGAGCAATGGAAACCGGATATCAGCGCACCAAGATCCAGGATGAATCGCTCTACTATGAAAACCTGAAATCAACCGGCGAATACCCCATTATCGGAGTAAACACCTTCATCAACCCTTACGCGGATTACGAGGATCTATGTAAAGTCGAGTTGGCCAGAGCCACCGAGGATGAGAAAAAATCGCAGCTTACGCGGTTACAGGAATTCCAGGAAAGAAACAAAGCCATGTGCGATATTTCTCTGAACAGACTTTTCAGAGTGGCTCAGACGGGCGGAAACATTTTTGAAGAACTCATGGAGACAGTCAAATACTGTTCGTTGGGACAGATATCCCGAGCCTTGTTTCAGGCAGGCGGACAGTACAGGAGGAGCATGTAG
- a CDS encoding AAA family ATPase: MKPLKLVVKAFGPYPDEQIFDFRTLRNRMLFLIHGPTGSGKTSVLDAMCFALYGVCSGMHREPKQVRSDHASSDVQTEVQFDFSLGPDVYRVYRKPEQTRPGKGGKTSIVRPEAILHKRTGLESDEIEGTVVATQWKRVTEEIERLVGFRSDQFRQVVMLPQGEFRRLLLADSKEKQAILEVLFRTEFYRRIEEALKQAARDLELQIKDAQTKLGFLLGQADATSADELRERRSALEHRCSEFRQKLKHLKRSEEQTRDQLNEGRAAREKLDELNAARKALQNLELKTEAYDAQKNVLAAAHKAAAVIPQANMLTLRTQESDEANRRLDQARKDLQGAAEQKESASQALAAEEEKAPVVEKYKQRFAQLENLTPQVKQLQTVRQELSRATKEFQQREADLQKTREALEKCKSQMAEILPEQERAEKAAAREEFYSLKIAEIEQAYAIFKKLESLNASENIESKSLHGISDELSQAEAHLAKALVEYDHLEQEWIRGQAALLASSLSEGVPCPVCGSKEHPAPAPLDLKTPDLTRIKRKKAQIDQFRSKVEECHREKTQRELALMQIRSEAEARKEALGSHGNKEPLELQAELKNLKLELKKSQQARKVAALLAEQAENLERSISGCEDTFSKAEVRRTESLSRLQTIQAQCAALKEQLPEHMQEPEKFEREKTSVKKKIAAMEADLNKARNAALHANELFHGFQAGRKAAEDTAAVASSRLLIQREEFHRSLKEAQFPDEKAFLAAKRTSEEIRLMETRIREFEGNLRAAKDRVHRADANAENLAEPDMGTLQKAAQEARKSLEEALREEVKLNEELQRVTRFLSDHSTIGKQLVTLESQYSLTGSISQAANGTNRDRITFQRFVLAALLDDVLAAASKRLKIMSNSRFHLHRVTTQADRRVPGGLDLEVHDTFTGTSRPVYTLSGGESFLASLALALGLADTVQAYAGGIHLDTIFVDEGFGSLDPEALDLALRALMELKQEGRLVGVISHVPELTERIDARLEIIPGKRGSSARFVV, from the coding sequence ATGAAACCGTTGAAATTAGTAGTGAAGGCATTCGGCCCTTATCCGGACGAACAGATATTCGATTTTCGGACGTTGCGTAATCGTATGCTCTTCCTGATTCATGGGCCTACAGGATCCGGAAAAACAAGTGTCCTGGATGCCATGTGTTTCGCTTTGTATGGCGTCTGCTCAGGAATGCACAGGGAACCCAAACAAGTGCGCAGCGATCATGCTTCTTCTGACGTGCAAACCGAAGTGCAGTTTGATTTCAGCCTCGGGCCTGATGTGTACCGGGTGTACCGAAAACCCGAACAAACGCGTCCCGGCAAAGGAGGCAAGACATCGATAGTAAGACCGGAAGCAATCCTCCACAAACGTACCGGCCTGGAATCCGATGAGATTGAAGGCACTGTTGTAGCGACTCAATGGAAACGCGTCACAGAAGAAATCGAGCGGCTGGTCGGTTTTCGTAGCGACCAGTTCCGGCAGGTCGTGATGCTGCCACAGGGCGAGTTTCGGCGTTTATTGTTGGCCGATTCAAAGGAAAAACAGGCCATTCTGGAAGTCTTGTTCAGAACGGAATTCTATCGACGAATCGAAGAAGCGCTGAAGCAAGCCGCAAGAGATTTGGAACTGCAGATCAAAGATGCCCAGACTAAGCTCGGATTCCTTTTAGGTCAGGCAGATGCCACATCCGCGGATGAATTAAGAGAGCGGAGATCCGCATTGGAGCATCGATGTTCCGAATTCCGGCAAAAATTGAAGCATTTAAAGCGTTCTGAAGAACAAACCCGAGATCAGTTGAACGAGGGAAGGGCAGCTAGAGAAAAGCTCGATGAGCTGAATGCGGCAAGAAAGGCGCTCCAAAACCTGGAACTGAAGACCGAAGCCTACGACGCACAAAAGAATGTTTTGGCTGCAGCTCACAAGGCCGCGGCAGTAATTCCTCAGGCTAACATGCTCACCTTGCGGACTCAGGAATCGGATGAGGCAAACCGTCGGCTCGATCAAGCGAGGAAAGATCTTCAGGGCGCAGCAGAACAGAAAGAAAGCGCCTCGCAGGCTCTTGCAGCGGAGGAAGAAAAGGCACCGGTCGTCGAGAAGTACAAACAGAGATTCGCCCAATTGGAAAATCTCACTCCGCAGGTAAAACAACTGCAAACTGTGCGGCAGGAGTTATCTCGAGCGACAAAAGAGTTCCAACAAAGAGAAGCAGATCTGCAAAAGACAAGAGAAGCCTTGGAGAAGTGTAAATCGCAGATGGCGGAAATTCTGCCCGAACAGGAACGAGCTGAGAAGGCCGCCGCACGCGAGGAGTTCTACAGCCTCAAGATTGCTGAAATCGAGCAAGCATACGCAATTTTCAAGAAACTGGAATCCCTGAATGCCTCCGAAAATATCGAGTCGAAGTCTCTCCATGGAATATCGGATGAGCTCTCCCAAGCCGAAGCGCATTTAGCGAAGGCACTTGTCGAGTACGATCACCTTGAACAAGAGTGGATACGCGGGCAAGCAGCCTTATTGGCCTCTAGTCTCTCAGAGGGCGTTCCCTGTCCGGTATGTGGTTCAAAAGAACACCCGGCTCCTGCTCCTCTGGACCTGAAGACACCGGATCTGACTCGAATCAAACGAAAGAAGGCCCAAATAGATCAGTTCCGCTCCAAAGTAGAGGAATGCCATCGAGAAAAGACTCAACGGGAGCTTGCCCTCATGCAAATACGTTCAGAGGCTGAAGCCCGCAAGGAAGCGCTTGGTTCTCATGGAAACAAGGAGCCTCTCGAGCTGCAGGCCGAGCTCAAAAATTTAAAGCTTGAATTGAAGAAATCACAACAGGCGCGAAAAGTAGCGGCTCTTCTCGCAGAACAGGCCGAAAATCTTGAGCGTTCCATATCCGGATGTGAAGATACGTTTTCAAAAGCGGAAGTTCGACGAACCGAATCTCTATCTCGCTTGCAGACTATTCAGGCACAGTGTGCCGCTCTGAAAGAGCAACTTCCGGAACATATGCAGGAACCGGAGAAGTTCGAACGTGAAAAAACCTCCGTGAAAAAGAAGATTGCGGCCATGGAAGCCGATTTGAACAAAGCGCGAAACGCGGCATTGCATGCCAATGAGCTTTTCCACGGATTTCAGGCCGGCCGGAAAGCCGCTGAAGATACGGCTGCAGTTGCATCGAGCCGACTGCTTATCCAGAGAGAAGAATTTCACAGGAGTCTGAAAGAAGCTCAATTTCCTGACGAGAAAGCGTTCCTTGCAGCAAAAAGAACCTCTGAAGAAATCAGACTCATGGAAACGCGCATTCGGGAATTCGAGGGCAACTTAAGAGCAGCCAAGGACAGGGTTCATCGAGCCGATGCGAATGCCGAAAATCTTGCGGAACCCGATATGGGGACGCTGCAAAAGGCCGCGCAGGAAGCTCGAAAGTCGCTCGAAGAAGCATTACGGGAAGAAGTGAAGCTCAATGAGGAGCTTCAGCGAGTGACGCGCTTTCTCTCCGATCATTCGACAATCGGCAAACAGCTTGTCACATTGGAATCGCAATATTCCCTCACAGGCTCCATATCTCAGGCGGCAAACGGAACGAACCGGGACAGGATTACGTTTCAGCGGTTTGTTCTTGCCGCTCTCCTTGACGATGTTCTCGCTGCGGCTTCCAAACGACTCAAGATAATGAGCAACAGCCGGTTTCACCTGCATCGAGTGACGACGCAAGCGGATCGCAGAGTTCCGGGTGGACTGGATTTAGAAGTGCACGACACATTCACCGGGACTTCAAGACCTGTGTACACTCTATCCGGAGGGGAGAGTTTCCTCGCATCTCTGGCCCTGGCGTTAGGGCTTGCGGATACTGTGCAGGCTTATGCCGGAGGAATCCACCTGGACACGATTTTCGTCGACGAAGGATTCGGCAGCTTGGACCCGGAGGCTCTGGACCTCGCCTTACGCGCGCTGATGGAGCTGAAGCAGGAAGGCAGACTGGTGGGAGTAATCTCTCACGTGCCCGAGCTCACAGAACGAATCGATGCTAGGCTGGAAATCATACCGGGTAAGAGAGGGAGTTCAGCTCGATTTGTAGTCTAA
- a CDS encoding competence/damage-inducible protein A has translation MDNLDAWILTIGNEIVNGVITDTNRETITRELRTAGITVKGMSSVGDDPALIADALENAMARASITIVSGGLGPTEDDKTAASAASFLGVDLKLDKEQLARIEDRFRQWQRPMAPSNTKQAMLPAGSTPIPNDHGTAPGFMIEKNGRVALFFPGVPRELIRMLREQGLPRIAERFGVSRDVFRTRTLIVYGFSESKLGEILADVAQDEDSYHLAFLPRFPIIRLRLDARGTTQELADHILGTKLNVIRERLEQNIISEDGSSIEEVVLGLMKARNLKLSLAESITGGMIGDMITRVPGSSSVFMGSVVSYSNEMKSALLNVSGETLSTYGAVSHQCAREMAEGARVVGKADIGVSVTGIAGPSGGTPEKPVGTFYVGLATEQTTLSRGFLMPGIRDWVRTLAAMQGLDILRRYLLGFRLHGTEE, from the coding sequence ATGGATAACTTGGACGCATGGATACTCACGATCGGAAACGAAATCGTTAACGGGGTGATTACCGACACAAATCGGGAAACCATTACCCGTGAGCTGCGAACCGCCGGCATTACGGTGAAAGGTATGTCTTCCGTTGGAGACGACCCGGCGCTCATAGCCGATGCACTGGAAAATGCGATGGCAAGGGCGTCGATCACTATTGTATCCGGGGGGCTGGGACCTACTGAAGACGACAAGACTGCAGCATCGGCAGCCTCGTTTCTGGGAGTGGATCTCAAGCTTGATAAAGAGCAACTGGCTCGCATCGAAGACCGATTCAGGCAATGGCAACGGCCCATGGCACCGTCCAATACAAAACAAGCCATGTTGCCTGCCGGATCGACTCCGATTCCCAACGATCATGGGACGGCACCCGGATTTATGATCGAGAAGAACGGCCGCGTTGCTCTGTTCTTCCCCGGTGTGCCTCGCGAATTGATCAGGATGTTGAGAGAGCAAGGACTCCCCAGGATAGCCGAACGTTTCGGGGTTTCTCGGGACGTTTTCAGAACACGTACCCTTATTGTGTATGGCTTTTCAGAATCCAAACTCGGGGAAATCCTGGCGGATGTCGCTCAAGACGAAGACAGCTACCACCTGGCGTTCCTCCCGCGATTTCCCATAATCAGATTGAGACTGGACGCTCGGGGAACAACGCAAGAGCTTGCCGACCACATTCTCGGTACGAAGCTCAATGTCATTAGAGAACGGCTCGAACAGAATATTATCTCTGAGGATGGGAGTTCCATCGAAGAAGTGGTTCTGGGTCTTATGAAGGCGCGTAATCTGAAGCTCTCACTCGCCGAATCCATAACCGGTGGAATGATAGGAGACATGATCACACGGGTTCCCGGTTCTTCTTCCGTGTTTATGGGGTCTGTCGTCAGTTACTCGAATGAAATGAAATCAGCGCTGTTGAACGTGTCTGGAGAAACGCTCAGCACGTACGGAGCAGTATCTCATCAGTGTGCCCGAGAAATGGCTGAAGGAGCCAGGGTAGTTGGAAAGGCAGATATTGGCGTATCTGTAACAGGTATCGCCGGTCCCTCGGGTGGCACCCCGGAAAAACCGGTAGGCACTTTCTATGTTGGCCTTGCCACTGAGCAAACTACGCTGTCCAGAGGCTTCTTGATGCCGGGAATACGCGACTGGGTACGCACCCTTGCCGCAATGCAGGGGCTCGACATCTTGAGAAGGTACCTTCTAGGATTCAGACTTCACGGAACCGAAGAGTAA
- the polA gene encoding DNA polymerase I, translating to MTKKNEEIYLIDGSSYIYRAYHAMGGLSNSKGFPTNAIFGFCNMLAKTMRERAPKRIAVIFDAKGPNFRYEIYPAYKANRPPTPDDLQIQIPRIHEIVEAYRIPSISVPGFEADDIIAALSRLAADKGWKVTIVSGDKDLTQLVSDGISMWDPQRDVTYDREGVSKKFGVFPEQMLDFLALVGDSSDNIPGVPGIGPKRAIALLQEFGSLEGIYTNIDRVAQKSVKEKLVGNKDNAFLSRKLAELRFEVPLPVQPEDLVVQEQDSEALREIFKELEFKKLLEELPARRCLDFSGYCTISTMEELLEWVETFRRVRRFAVDLETTSTEPMRAKLAGLSFCAESGKACYLPVGHTQGSQLKKDEVLTVLRPVLEDETIFKFGQNIKYDMIVLKREGITVKGITCDTMLASYLLDPSRRGHSLDDLAESCLEHRTIRITELIGTGKNQILFSEVDIENATKYACEDAEVTCRVAEILCPRLETEGLTKLMNEVELPLIPVLVDMEIAGVRIDIPYLRTLSEEFGEMLKSSEEAIYEMAGEPFNINSPKQLGEILFKRLGLKGVKKTKTGLSTSLEVLEELALEHELPRLILGYRSIYKLKSTYVDSLVNLVNPETGRIHTSYNQAVTATGRLSSSDPNLQNIPIRSTEGRKIRAAFIPDDGYAYVAADYSQIELRLVAHISGDERLKQAFIAGEDIHAITAADVFGCSLAEVVPEMRRRAKEINFGIIYGMGPFKLAGRIGVGLKMAKQYLEDYYRTYAGVRQYMEEVPERAKRDGYVTTILGRKRFLPDLNNPNKIAQQAAKRMAVNTTIQGSAADLMKLAMIRVHDALKKTGLPARMILQVHDELVLEVREDVAREAQTLLKREMEHVYPLSIPLVVDTAIGKNWDEAH from the coding sequence ATGACAAAGAAAAATGAAGAGATATATCTAATAGACGGAAGTTCTTACATTTATCGCGCATACCACGCCATGGGCGGCCTGTCGAATTCCAAGGGATTTCCGACGAACGCGATATTCGGATTCTGCAACATGCTGGCAAAGACCATGCGTGAACGGGCTCCGAAACGAATCGCCGTAATCTTCGACGCCAAGGGTCCCAATTTCAGGTATGAAATCTACCCGGCATACAAGGCAAACAGACCACCGACACCGGACGATTTGCAGATTCAGATCCCAAGAATCCATGAAATAGTCGAAGCGTATCGAATCCCGAGTATCTCTGTACCCGGCTTCGAGGCTGACGACATTATTGCCGCTCTGAGTCGGCTGGCTGCGGACAAAGGCTGGAAAGTCACGATTGTCTCTGGAGATAAGGACCTGACGCAACTCGTTAGCGATGGCATCAGCATGTGGGATCCTCAACGGGACGTCACGTACGATCGCGAAGGGGTCTCCAAGAAATTCGGGGTTTTTCCCGAGCAAATGTTGGATTTCCTGGCATTGGTCGGAGATTCGTCCGACAACATACCCGGTGTGCCGGGTATCGGTCCGAAAAGAGCTATAGCGCTTCTCCAGGAATTCGGCTCATTGGAGGGCATATACACAAATATCGACAGAGTGGCTCAAAAAAGTGTGAAGGAGAAGCTGGTCGGAAACAAGGATAACGCGTTCTTGAGCAGAAAACTTGCGGAACTCAGGTTTGAAGTGCCGCTCCCTGTTCAGCCTGAAGATCTTGTTGTTCAGGAACAGGATTCAGAGGCGCTCAGAGAGATTTTCAAGGAATTGGAGTTCAAGAAGCTTCTGGAGGAATTACCGGCCAGAAGGTGTCTCGATTTTTCCGGGTACTGCACTATTTCCACTATGGAAGAACTGCTTGAATGGGTAGAAACGTTCAGGCGGGTTCGAAGATTTGCAGTCGATCTCGAGACCACCAGTACGGAACCCATGCGAGCAAAACTTGCGGGGCTTTCTTTTTGCGCAGAGAGTGGAAAAGCCTGTTATCTGCCTGTGGGACATACTCAGGGCAGTCAACTGAAAAAGGATGAAGTCCTGACAGTACTGCGACCGGTTCTGGAAGACGAGACGATTTTCAAATTCGGTCAGAACATAAAGTACGACATGATCGTTCTCAAACGGGAAGGAATTACGGTAAAGGGAATCACGTGTGATACTATGTTGGCGTCCTACCTTTTGGACCCTTCGCGGCGCGGGCATTCCCTGGACGATCTGGCTGAAAGTTGTCTCGAGCACCGCACCATCAGAATTACGGAACTCATTGGTACAGGCAAGAATCAGATCCTGTTCTCTGAAGTCGATATTGAAAATGCCACGAAATACGCGTGTGAAGACGCTGAAGTGACCTGTAGAGTTGCTGAAATACTGTGTCCCCGGTTGGAAACCGAAGGCCTCACGAAGCTTATGAACGAGGTGGAACTCCCGCTTATTCCCGTTCTCGTGGATATGGAGATCGCCGGTGTCAGAATAGATATTCCGTATCTGAGAACTCTATCAGAAGAATTCGGGGAGATGCTCAAATCTTCGGAAGAAGCCATCTACGAAATGGCTGGAGAGCCTTTCAACATCAATTCGCCCAAGCAACTTGGGGAGATATTATTCAAGAGACTGGGATTAAAAGGTGTGAAGAAAACCAAGACCGGTCTTTCCACATCGCTTGAAGTTCTTGAGGAACTCGCACTGGAACACGAGCTTCCTCGGCTGATTCTGGGATACCGTTCGATTTACAAATTGAAATCCACGTACGTGGACTCCCTCGTAAACCTGGTGAATCCTGAGACCGGGCGCATTCATACCTCTTATAATCAAGCGGTTACGGCAACGGGTCGCCTCTCTTCTTCAGATCCCAATCTCCAGAATATTCCGATTCGCAGCACTGAAGGTCGTAAAATCAGAGCAGCTTTTATTCCCGATGACGGGTACGCGTACGTGGCCGCGGATTATTCACAGATCGAATTGCGCCTTGTTGCACATATTTCCGGAGATGAGCGGCTCAAACAAGCTTTTATTGCCGGTGAAGATATTCACGCGATTACAGCCGCGGACGTATTCGGATGTTCGCTTGCCGAGGTCGTGCCGGAGATGCGACGCAGAGCAAAAGAGATCAATTTCGGTATCATATATGGAATGGGTCCCTTCAAGCTCGCAGGCAGAATCGGTGTGGGGCTTAAAATGGCCAAACAATATCTGGAAGACTATTATCGGACGTACGCGGGAGTTCGCCAGTACATGGAGGAAGTGCCTGAAAGAGCCAAACGGGATGGGTATGTGACAACCATACTCGGCCGCAAACGTTTCTTGCCGGACTTGAACAATCCCAACAAGATCGCTCAGCAGGCTGCGAAAAGGATGGCGGTGAATACTACCATTCAGGGAAGCGCCGCGGATCTCATGAAACTTGCGATGATTCGTGTCCACGATGCATTGAAAAAGACCGGCCTTCCGGCTCGAATGATCCTTCAGGTACACGACGAACTTGTTTTGGAAGTCAGGGAAGACGTTGCTCGGGAAGCGCAAACCCTTCTCAAGAGGGAGATGGAACACGTATATCCGCTGTCCATACCACTTGTAGTGGATACCGCCATCGGAAAAAATTGGGACGAGGCTCACTAA